The genomic DNA CCGGTGTGACGCCAGAGCAGATGGATTACATCAACGCCCACGGTACGAGTACCGCCTATAATGACAAGTATGAAACGATGGCCGTCAAGGAAGTATTCGGTGATCATGCCAATCGCCTGGCCATGAGCTCGACGAAATCCATGACCGGTCACCTTCTCGGTGCAGCGGGCGGAGTGGAAGCGATCTTCACGGTTCTAGCCATGAAGGATGGGAAGCTTCCACCGACGATCAATCTTCAAAATCCAGATCCTGACTGCGACCTGGACTATGTAGCCAATGAAGCACGTGAGCAGGAAGTCAATGTTGCCATGAGCAATTCACTGGGCTTCGGTGGTCATAATGCCACGCTCGTGTTCAAAAAATATGTGAAGTAACCAAGTGCCTGCCGATCTTTTCGGCGGGCTTTTTTTCTATCTTTCCTGAAAGTTGCATATATATGAACCAAATCAGCAGGAAAGAGTGATATGAATGTCCGTGGTTCCTACAGATGAATGGCTGCAGAAAAGCTTCGATGATCCTGTCGATATGCTTGGAAGGACGAAACGGGGCAAGGGGGAAGGTGAAGCCTTCTATGCTTATCTCAGGAAGCAAGGCATGTATCGGCCCACCCGGCAAATGAAAGAACGATTTAATGAACTGAAAGATGCGGGATTATGGGGAAGGTATCTTCTTTTGAGAAAAGATATAAAAGAAAGTGGAAGGGACCGGATGTGCCTATCTATCTATTCCCCATTGAGTCAAGGGCTGGACTTTTCAGGTCGTCGACAAAGAAATCCGGGGTATGTTTCCCTGATGAAATCTTTCTTTTCCTCCAAACGCTCGAAAACGAAAAAGAATACGAATCGCTATTTGTGCATGAGTACCATCATTGCACCAGGATGAAAAGGCTTGGTAAAAAAGAAGAAGAGTATACGCTCCTTGATTCCATCATATTTGAAGGCCTTGCAGAGAATGCCGTGAGAGAATATTGCGGCGTTGATTACGTGGCACCTTGGACAAGGAAATACAGTGAAGGGGATTTGTCCGGGTGGTACGCGGAGTGGATCAAACCGAGCTTGGATCTGACAAGGAAGGATGCTCTTCACGATGAACTTCTTCATGGGAAAGGGAAGTACCCTGATCTTCTTGGATATGCCGCAGGCTATCAGATCGTCCGGGCCTTTTTAGAGAAGAATGGGCTGAATAGCGTGAAAGCCATGGGACTCCCATCATCTGCATTCTTGAAGTAGACATTGTATGAAGAGGGATAAATCAGAAGAAATGAAGAATAAATCCATCTCCTATTGACCATACTGATTGACAACCAAACAATGTAGTAAAGCGAGGGGTCAATCATGTTATATCTTCATGATGTATGGGTCAATTGGTTCGAAGGGGAAGAAAACGGATATAATATCTGCCATTTTCACGAATGGAGAAAAGAGGACGTCATCGAGCTGCTGGATCAAGTTCCTCTATTGAAAGTCGGCAAAGAGTTGTATCATTACATCGAGAATGATTTATCAGAATTACCTCGGCAGATGCTGGATGATGTGTATCAAAAAGCGTATCTCAGAAAGAACCATGAACGCATCCAGCAGGATTATTGCTTCGTGGTCACCGATGGCACGGCGATTCTGGCGGTCGATACGATCGGCTATACCGTCCCGATCAGGAAGAGCCGGCTGATTCCCCGTCAGGAACAGTTGGTATATGAAATGGTGGAGAGTCAAGAGGAGCTTCAATATGAGTTCAAACCCGATCAAAAGCGGGAGGAAGCATACCACATCCTTTCCCCGAACCCGTTCATGATGAGCGGGCTGACACGGAAGGAAAGGCAGTTGAAGCAACTTCTTTTCATGGCGCTCGATCAACTTCGCACCTCGGAGAACACTGCTGAAGTGAGATATTGGTATACCGAGTGGGCCCCGGAACAGTACAGGACGATCCAGGAGCTCGATTTCCATGAAGCATGGCAGATGCTTTATGAAGATACAAAATACGGATGGTCCGATAAACATCTTTCACTCTGCGAAAATCTGATCAAAGGGCAACCATTCTTTGAAAAGCTGTGGGAAGTGGAGAATCGTCCGAAAGTAAATTGAACAAAAAGAACCTTGAGCCCATGCTCAAGGTTCTTTTCATTATCGCTTTTTCCGTTCTTTTCTTCCAAGGCCCATGGCCTTTTCCATTTTCTTTAGCATCTTCCCGGCCGTACGATTCGCTTTTTCAGCTCCGCGGTCGAGGATGTCGTCAAGCTCCTCTGAATCAATGAGCTCGTAATAGCGGTCTTGAATCGGCTTGATGGCATCAACGACCACTTTGGCAAGATCGCCCTTGAAATCACCGTAGCCTTTTCCATCATATCGCTCTTCAAGTTCGGCAATCGGCGTGCCTTCAAGAATCGAATAGATGGATAGAAGATTCGAAACCCCGGGTTTTTCCTCCCGGTCGAATCGCACGATCCCATCGGAATCCGTCACAGCGCTCTTGATTTTCTTTTCAATCACCTTTGGATCATCCAGCAGTGTAATGAACGCTTTTTTGTTTTCGTCGGATTTGCTCATTTTCTTCTGTGGATCTTGAAGGGACATCACGCGTGCGCCCACCTTCGGGATGCGCACCTCTGGAACCGTGAAGATATCGTTGTATTTCTTGTTGAAACGCTCCGCAAGGTTCCGGGTAAGCTCAAGATGCTGTTTCTGGTCCTCACCGACAGGGACTAGATCGGTACCATAGAGCAGAATATCAGCCGCCATGAGGGGAGGGTAGGTAAGGAGACCGGCCGATACAGCTTCTTTTCCGTGGGATTTATCCTTGAACTGAGTCATGCGCTCAAGTTCCCCGATATAGGTTACGCACTGCAGGATCCACCCTGCCTGTGCGTGCGCGGGCACCTCCGACTGAATGAACAGCGTGGCTTTCTCGGGATCGATCCCGCAAGCAATGTATAGGGCAGCAAGGCTGCGGATGTTTTTGCGCAGTTCCGCTTTATCCTGTGCAACGGTGATTGCATGCTGGTCCACCACGCAGAAATAGCAATCATACTCTTCCTGAAGCTCCGTGAATTGCTTCATAGCCCCGATATAATTTCCCAGCGTGATCGTTCCGCTCGGCTGAATGCCGCTAAAAATCGTTTTCATCTTCATTCCTCCTATAGTACAGTTCCAGTATCATCATGACCATCCGGCCAAAAAGAAAACCCACCCGTCCAAAAAATATAGGGACGAATGGGTTGTTTCCGCGGTGCCACCCTAAGTTACTCAGGAATTGAGTCAGCTTAGTCCATGCCATGCATGGTCCCCGGTTAACGGAAGGGGTCCGTCCCCGGCTACTGCTTTCACCGGGGAAGCTCGAAAGTCCATTCCCCCGCAAGCGGATGCCTGCTTTCAGCGGACGCAGGCTCTCTGGGAACCGGCAGGCGGGGTACTACTCTTTGTCAAAGCCTGTTTCATATATGCAAAAGCCATTATATGAAAAATAAGAGGCGAAATCAAGTATAGAGAGAGTATGAAAGGATCAGGGAGACGGCAAGGGAGAGGATCCCGATATAAAAAAGGGGTGCCGTCAGACGGAATGGTTCTCTCACTGCATACACCTCGTGTATTTCTTTCCGCTCCTCCATCTCATCGAACTGCGCCACGTATTCATCTTTTTTCGATCTTGACCTGAAACGTCTGAACGCATACAGGATCCCGTTCAAGAATCCGTTCTGAAAAACAAACATCAGGGCAGCAACGGATGCATAAGAAATTCCGACGATGAATAAAGTGTCAATGAGGGAAAGGAGCAGATCCGATCCGTTCATATAGCGGACAAGATAAACCGCTGCGAGGTAGAGCAAGGTGATCAGCGGCAGGACGCGTAAACGTTTCATCATGTTGCACCTTCACTTCCGAAATAGTTTCAAGCCTTCCCTCCGGTAGAAAGGGGAGGCATGCTGTCTTCTTATAGAAGTATACCCGAAGCGTTCAGGGTTTGAAAAGGAAGCAAGAGCACGAATTCACAGTTTTTTATATCTATCCGCCTTCCTAGATAATTATAATGAGGAATGGAGAACGCTTTCTTCCGATAAAGAAGGAAAAACAGGAGGAAAATCGCTGGTTTAATTGGTTGATTGTAACATTTGTAATGGGACAAACAACCCTTATCTTTTGTATAGAACCCTTATATAGCAAGGTTTTAACACCTTATTACCTAGTAAACTGATTATTTAGCAAAAAAACTGTTAAATTCGTATTGCAAAAATATCTCTATCATGTATAATAAGTAACAAATCTTCTGAAAATTAGAAGATAAATAAATATGAGAAGTATGAGGAGGTCAATTTCAAGATGAAGAAAAAGTTTTCTTTATTACTGGTTCTTCTTCTAGCTGTGAGTACTTTCTTGGCTGCCTGTGGCGGAGACAAGAAGACTGACGGCAAAAAAGAAGGGGCAGCTGGGGGATCTGACACGAAAGACGAGCAAGTATTGAATCTTGCCGAAGCTTCCGAAATCCCGTCAATGGATTCAGCTCTTGCAACGGATGCAGTATCATTCAACGTTATGAACCAGGTGTATGAAGGTCTTTACCGCCTTGGTGAAAACGATGAGGCTGAGCTGGGTATCGCTGCTGAAGAGCCTGAAGTAAGTGAAGACGGTAAAAAGTATACATTCAAGCTACGTGATGCAAAATGGTCTAACGGTGACCCTGTCACTGCACAAGACTTCGTATACGGATGGCAACGTGTTCTAAATCCAGACACAGCAGCTGAGTATGCGTACATCATGTCTGATGTTAAAAATGCTTCTAAAGTAAACGAAGGTAAAGCAAAACCTGAAGAGCTTGGAATCAAAGCACTTGATGAAAAAACTCTTGAAATCGAATTGGAAACAGAAGTTCCTTACTTCAAAGCATTGCTTTCTTTCGCAACATTCTACCCGCAAAACCAAAAGTTCATTGAAGAACAAGGCGACAAATATGGTCTAGAAGCTGATACTTCTGTATACAATGGACCTTTCACACTTTCTGAGTGGAAGCATGAGCAAAGCTTCAAACTTTCTAAAAACAAAGATTACTGGGATGCTGACACTGTTAAACTTGACGAAGTTAACTTCAGCATTGTAAAAGATACAACAACTGCAGTTAACCTTTATGAAACAAACAAAATCGACAGGGTTGGCCTAAGCGCTGAGTTTGTTGACAAGTACAAAAATGATGAAAACTTCAAAACACGTGGAGAAGCATCTGTATTCTTCCTTCGTTTGAATCAAGACTCTAAGAACTCTGAGATTCTGAAAAATGAAAATGCACGTAAAGCATTCGACTCAGCATACGACAAGCAAGGTATGGTCGACGTTCTATTGAACAACGGATCTGTACCAGCTTACTACCTCGTTCCTAAAGATTTCGTAACAGGTCCTGATGGAAAAGAATACCGTGAAACTGCCGGAGAAGCATTTGGTGGATTCGACGTTGAAAAAGCAAAAGATTACTGGGCAAAAGCTAAGAAAGAAACTGGCATCGACAATGTTGAGCTTGAGCTACTGAACTATGACAGCGAAAGTTCTGCGAAAATCGGTGAGTACTTCAAAGAGCAACTTGAGTCAAACCTTGACGGATTGACTGTTAAGATCAAAGCTCAACCATTCAAGCAAAAGCTTGATCTAGAATCAAAAGGTGACTATGACTTCTCCTTCGCAGGATGGGGTCCGGATTATCCAGATCCGATGACGTTCCTGGATATGTTCGTAACAGATGGTGCACATAACCAAATGGGTTACTCTAACCCTGAATTTGACAAATTGATCGAGCAAGCTAAGACTGAGCTTTCTTCTGATCCAGAAGCTCGCTGGCAAGCAATGGTTGATGCTGAAAAGATCCTCTTCGATGATCAAGCAATCAGCCCGATCTACCAACGAGGTGTTTCTTACCTTGAGCGTCCATACGTGAAAAACGTATTGGATCACTCTTTCGGAGCTGACTATTCTTACAAGTGGGCTTCTATCGAGAACTAAAACGCTCTAAGTTGAACCTTCTGAAGGAGAGTGTATGCATAGGCATACGCTCTCCTTTTCCAGTGATAAGCGACAATTTTCGCAATTTAAAAAATAAATTGAAAATTTGTCGATTATCGCTATAATGGAGAAGTAGTATAAACATAGAAAAGGGGGCTAAGCATGGTCAAATATACTATCAAGCGTATTGTTTATATGATCATCACTTTGCTTATTATTGCAACCGCCACATTCTTCTTGATGAAGCTCCTTCCAGGAACTCCACTCACAAATCAAGAGAGACTGTCTCCGCAACAACAACAAATCATCCTAGATAAATACGGACTCAATGATCCACTGCCGGTTCAGTATGTCACCTATATGACGAACCTGGTACAAGGGGACTTGGGTTTGTCATTCCAATATGACAATCGTCCGGTTTCTCAAATGATCGCTGACCGTATAGGACCTTCCGCACTACTTGGTTTCCAAGCAATGGTATTAGGTACGATCGTCGGTTTGATTATAGGGATCATTGCGGCTATCAGACAGAACACCTGGGTTGACTATGGCTCTACATTCCTGGCCGTTCTGGGTATTTCAATTCCTTCTTTCGTATTTGCAGCGCTTCTGCAATACTATGTGGGAGTTAAATGGGAACTGCTTCCGGTAGCGTTATGGGGAGAGTATAAAAACACCATCCTTCCGACCCTCGCTTTGACAGTAGGGGTAGTCGCAACGATCGCCCGTTATATGAGAACTGAAATGATCGAAATCCTTAACACAGATTATATTTTGTTGGCTAAAGCAAAAGGGACAACAAACACAAATGTCATCGTGAAACACGGCGTCCGGAATGCCATGATTCCAATCATTACGATCCTTGGGCCGATGACTGTCGGTATCATGACAGGAACAATGGTTATTGAACAGATTTTTGCTGTGCCCGGATTAGGGGAGCAATTCGTCCGTTCAATCAATACAAATGATTATACGGTCATCATGGGTGTAACATTATTCTATAGTGTTCTTCTTGTTGCCGTCATTTTCTTGGTGGATATCCTTTATGGAATTATTGATCCGCGTATTCGTCTAGTTGGAGGGAAGAAATAATGGAACCAAACAAAAAAAATCAAGAGCAGCTATCAAAAGACCTCTTCCAACGACAAAAAGCAACAAGTGCACAAGCTGAAAAAATTGAACGACCAAGTTTGAACTTCTATCAGGATGCATGGATCCGCCTGCGCAAGAGCAAAGGGACCATCATCGGCTTGATCATTACACTTATTATCGTGTTCTTTGCGTTTGTTGGACCTATGATGAATGATCATAAGTTCTCTGATCAGAATATCCGTCATGCCAAACTTCCTCCGAAAATCGAAGCACTGTCTGGAATCAGCTGGCTTCCGTTTGACGGAAAGGACCATGAAGGATTTGATGTCTATGAAGCGCGTCAAGTCAAAGAGAACTATTGGTTCGGAACAGACGATTTGGGCCGTGACCTATGGACGCGTGTGTGGAAAGGGACTCAAGTTTCCCTTTACATCGGGATCCTTGCGGCCGTCATCGACTTCTTGATCGGAATTTCCTACGGTGGAATCTCGGGATACTATGGTGGAAGAGTCGATGATATCATGCAGCGGATCATCGAAGTCCTTGTGGGTATACCAAACTTGATTGTTATTATTCTCTTTATCCTGGTGTTTGAACCGGGGATATTCTCGATCACCATGGCGATGGTACTGACAGGATGGACGAGTATGGCCCGGATTGTCCGTGGACAGATCCTGCAGCTTAAAAACCAGGAATTCGTATTGGCATCCCGTACATTGGGAGCACCGAATAATCGTTTGATTTTCAAACATCTATTACCGAACGTGATGGGGCCGGTAATCATCACCACGATGTTCACGGTTCCAGGTGCCATCTATACCGAAGCGTTCCTGAGCTTTATCGGACTCGGTATAGCACCGCCTAAGGCATCACTCGGATCATTGGTTAATGACGGGTACAGATCCATTCAATCCTACCCGCATATGATGCTGATTCCATCAGCGGTCATCTCATTGATCATCCTGAGCTTCAACCTCATGGCCGATGGGCTAAGGGATGCTCTTGATCCAAAACTGCGTAAGTAAGAAAAAGGGGGATATATAATATGGAAAAAGTGTTGGAAGTCAAAAATCTGCACGTCTCCTTTAATACTCATGCTGGAGAAGTGAAAGCCGTTCGCGGTGTGGATTTACACTTAGATAAAGGTGAAACATTGGCGATCGTTGGGGAATCAGGGTCAGGTAAGTCTGTTACGACGAAAGCCCTGATGCGTCTGATCCCGAACCCGCCTGGATTCATCAAGCACGGAGAAATGATGTTCGAAGGAAAAGACCTTGCTAAAATACCTGAGAAGGAAATGCAAAAGATCCGCGGGAAGGATATTTCGATGATCTTCCAGGATCCAATGACTTCCCTGAATCCGACTATGACAATCGGAAAGCAAATCATGGAGCCGCTATTGAAACACCAGAATATGAGCAAACCGGATGCTAAGAAACGAGCCATCGAACTTCTCAAGCTCGTCGGACTGCCGAGTCCGGACACCCGTTTCAAACAGTATCCCCATCAGTTCTCCGGCGGTCAGCGTCAGCGTGTTGTCATCGCGATTGCCCTTGCTTGTAATCCGAAAATCCTGATTGCCGACGAACCGACGACGGCCCTTGATGTAACGATTCAGGCACAGATCCTTGAACTGATGAAAGATCTGCAAAATAAAATCGATACGTCCATCATCTTCATCACCCATGACCTTGGTGTGGTGGCAAATGTAGCAGATCGCGTAGCCGTTATGTATGGCGGACAAATCGTCGAAACTGGAACCGTAGATGAAATCTTCTACGATCCGCGTCATCCGTATACATGGGGACTGATCAGCTCCATGCCGACGACCGACACAGACGGTGAACAGCACCTCAGTGCGATTCCCGGGACGCCTCCGGATCTGTTGAATCCACCTAAGGGGGATGCATTTGCACTAAGGAGCGATTACGCCATGAAGATCGATTTTGAACAGGAACCACCGTACTATCAGGTTTCTGATACACATTATGTGAAATCATGGTTGTTGCATCCGAATGCTCCGAAAGTTGAGCCTCCAGAGGCAGTGAAAGTAAGGTATCGCAGAATGCCTTCCAACTTTGCAGAGCCTGTACTTGTTGAGGGGGTACGTGTATAATGGCTGAAAAATTATTGGAAATCAAAAACCTGAAACAATATTTCAATCCTGGCAAATCAAATATGGTCAAAGCCGTCGATGATATCAGCTTTGATATTTATAAAGGGGAAACGCTCGGCCTTGTTGGGGAATCAGGCTGCGGGAAATCGACTACCGGACGGACCATCATCCGCCTTTATGATGCAACAGACGGTCAAGTGCTCTTTAACGGTGATGATGTACACGGGAAAAAATCCCGTTCGCAGTTGAAGAACTTCAACCGCAAAATGCAGATGATCTTCCAGGATCCATACGCAAGTTTGAATCCGCGTATGAAAGTCGCGGACATCATTGCAGAAGGAATCGATATCCACGGGCTTGCTTCAAATAAACAAGATCGCATGAAGAGGGTGCATGACCTTCTTGAAACAGTCGGACTTAACAAAGAGCATGCCGGCCGCTATCCTCATGAATTCTCAGGGGGTCAGCGTCAGCGTATCGGGATCGCCCGTGCCTTGGCTGTAGAACCTGATTTCATCATTGCCGATGAGCCGATCTCTGCACTGGATGTATCCATCCAGGCACAGGTCGTGAACCTTATGCAGGAGCTTCAAAAAGAAAAGGGACTTACGTACCTGTTCATCGCCCATGATCTTTCTATGGTTAAATACATCAGTGACAGGATCGGGGTCATGTACTACGGTAAACTCGTAGAATTGGCACCAAGTGATGCCCTTTACAACAACCCGTTGCACCCGTACACTCAGTCACTCCTGTCAGCTATTCCACTACCGGATCCTGATTATGAGCGCAACCGCAGAAGGAAAGAATATAATACAGCTGTCCATAACTATACAGCTGATGACAAACTTGAAATGCGCGAAGTCGCACCGGGACATTTCGTCTACTGTTCCGAAAAAGAATTCGTTCAGTATCAAGCTCAATACAAGCATTAAAAAGAAGACTCCCAGAAATGGGGGTCTTTTTTGCCCGAATGACCATTCTCTCAATGAATTGAATGAGATCTATCATGATTTTTCACTGTCAGCATCATACGGATTTTCATCCTCATGGTTTCTAACCATCCTATGTATATGAAAATCATAGAAACAGAATTCAGGTAGCAATTCCACACCTTTTCGGAAATTTCGACATTATCTGTCCATTTTCCCTTTTCTTTCAAGTTCATTCATTGTTAGAATAGATAGAGGAGATACATATTTTACTAGACGAATAGAGGAGAGATTCGCTTTGAAGTGGAAAAAATGGGCTACCGCTGCAGCAGGGATCGCGGTATTGTGTGCGCTTCCTTTTCAGGTGGCAGATGCAGAAGGAACTGGAAAAGAAGCTGGAACGCATCAAGTAAGGGCGATGGCCATGAAGGAAAAGGATGGGAGCGTGTCTCCCCGCTTTAAGTACGATTCCGGCTTGAACTTTGAATATCCGGATGCCGTCCGCGGTATTTATGTTACGGGGCATTCAGCGGGTGGTTCGAAATTCGGACAGCTGACGAAGCTGATCGAAGAGACAGACCTTAATGCAATGGTCGTGGATATCAAAGATGATAACGGGAATCTGACGTATGTACCGGATAAGCCCTCACCCTATCACGATATTGGCCAACCTTTCATTAAAGACCCCAAACAGGTGTTGAAGACGATGGAAGAGAAGGAGATTTATCCGATCGCAAGGGTAGTGGTCTTCAAGGATACGGTCCTGGCCAACAAAAAACCTGAACTTTCATTCGTAGACGGGAATGATGTATGGAAAAACGGTCGCGGGGAATCATTCGTCAATCCCTTCATGAAGGAAGTATGGGATTACAATGTAGGTATTGCCATCGAAGCGGCGAAGATGGGATTCAAGGAAATCCAGTTTGATTATGTCCGATTCCCTGAAGGATTTGAAAATCGGGACGATGAGTTGAAGTATGACGGCGGTACATACACAAGTGAAGACTCCGATAACGTTCAAAAGCGCGTGCATGCCGTTACGGACTTTGTCGAATACGCCCACAAACAGCTTGAGCCGTATGATGTTGAAGTATCGGTCGATATTTTCGGCTACAGTGCCACATTGCCTGAAGCTCCGGGAATCGGTCAGAATTTCTCCAAGATTTCAGAAAATGTCGATGTGATTTCATCCATGATCTACCCGAGTCACTGGACGTCTTATTTTGGCATCGACAAGCCTGATCTCGAGCCGTACAAACTTGTTGCTGAATATTCCAAGCTTGAAAATAAAAAACTCGGTGAGCTGAAGAATCCCCCTACTTCACGTCCGTGGCTGCAGGACTTTACGGCTTCATGGCTCGGTTCGGGGAATTATAAAGCGTATGGAAAAGCAGAAGTGGAGGCACAGATCAAAGCACTCAATGATAATGGAATCAACGAGTTCCTGCTATGGGATGCAGGCAACTCCTACACACGGGGTGTGGACTACACGCCTTGATCAATGAACGGTGCGGTCTTCCGGTTTAATGGATGGGCCGTACCGTTTTCTTCTATAGAAATGAACGCCGCGATCACCACTTTCCGCGGGAAGGACATTTGACAAAGCCCCACATACTGCTATCATGATAAGTAGAGTGTCTGCGAAATCCCCCTTTTTCACCTTACAGCGTGAAAACCCCTCTCTCAAATCTGACATATATTTTACCATTTAGAGAAATCTAGTACTGCAAAACATTTTCAGAAGGAGTAGGTCCATGCATTGGTATGAGAAGCTAAATCAATATTTTCCTGTAGAAGAAATGAAATCTCGCGAGCATATGGAAACGCTTTTAAAAGAAAGAAGCGATATCTATCACAAAGATGAAGGAGAGTATCATGTCCTTATGTATGCGGAACTCGATGAGTTCATCTTCATCGATTATCTGTTCGTCTCCAAGGATGCCAGGGGTCAAGGTCTTGGCAGCAAACTGCTCGAAAAGCTGAAAGAGAGGAACAAACCGATCCTCTTGGAGGTAGAGCCTGTGGATTATGACGATACCGATACCGAAAAGCGCCTTAAGTTTTATAAACGGGAAGGGTTCAAACATGCCGTGACCATCGGGTATGCAAGAAGGTCCCTCGCAACAAATGAAGTAAATCCCATGGAGATCCTATACTGGGCACCACAGGATGAGCCTGAAGAACTGATTTATGAATCCATGAAAAAAACATACGAACTGATCCATACTTATAAGGATGAAACATTTTACGGTGAATCCTATGAGTCGGTCGACGATGTGCTGACGCTAGATGAGGATCGTGACGGAGATGTATTGAAAAAACTGTGATACCCGGACCTTATTGCGATTCGCAATAAGGTTTTCTAAATGAAAATGAACTCATATGTTTAACAGTGAGTAGAAGGGGTATATCTTCAGTAGATGGATATGATCATACTGTGTTAAACAAATGTATAAGAAAATTGACAAATTGGTTAAAAGTATATTCAACAAAACATTATTCATGTATAATACGTTATAGAGATTGCTTATTTAAACTAATTTTAATTAAACCGTATATGTTTAAATAATACTCTACTTTATCTTTTCAAAAAAATCTTGAGGGAGTGTGAATGATTCGTGGTAACATTATTCACTTC from Rossellomorea marisflavi includes the following:
- a CDS encoding ABC transporter ATP-binding protein, with translation MAEKLLEIKNLKQYFNPGKSNMVKAVDDISFDIYKGETLGLVGESGCGKSTTGRTIIRLYDATDGQVLFNGDDVHGKKSRSQLKNFNRKMQMIFQDPYASLNPRMKVADIIAEGIDIHGLASNKQDRMKRVHDLLETVGLNKEHAGRYPHEFSGGQRQRIGIARALAVEPDFIIADEPISALDVSIQAQVVNLMQELQKEKGLTYLFIAHDLSMVKYISDRIGVMYYGKLVELAPSDALYNNPLHPYTQSLLSAIPLPDPDYERNRRRKEYNTAVHNYTADDKLEMREVAPGHFVYCSEKEFVQYQAQYKH
- a CDS encoding putative glycoside hydrolase, translating into MKWKKWATAAAGIAVLCALPFQVADAEGTGKEAGTHQVRAMAMKEKDGSVSPRFKYDSGLNFEYPDAVRGIYVTGHSAGGSKFGQLTKLIEETDLNAMVVDIKDDNGNLTYVPDKPSPYHDIGQPFIKDPKQVLKTMEEKEIYPIARVVVFKDTVLANKKPELSFVDGNDVWKNGRGESFVNPFMKEVWDYNVGIAIEAAKMGFKEIQFDYVRFPEGFENRDDELKYDGGTYTSEDSDNVQKRVHAVTDFVEYAHKQLEPYDVEVSVDIFGYSATLPEAPGIGQNFSKISENVDVISSMIYPSHWTSYFGIDKPDLEPYKLVAEYSKLENKKLGELKNPPTSRPWLQDFTASWLGSGNYKAYGKAEVEAQIKALNDNGINEFLLWDAGNSYTRGVDYTP
- a CDS encoding GNAT family N-acetyltransferase — its product is MHWYEKLNQYFPVEEMKSREHMETLLKERSDIYHKDEGEYHVLMYAELDEFIFIDYLFVSKDARGQGLGSKLLEKLKERNKPILLEVEPVDYDDTDTEKRLKFYKREGFKHAVTIGYARRSLATNEVNPMEILYWAPQDEPEELIYESMKKTYELIHTYKDETFYGESYESVDDVLTLDEDRDGDVLKKL